Proteins encoded within one genomic window of Amycolatopsis nigrescens CSC17Ta-90:
- a CDS encoding MFS transporter: MLLSSIAIGAVGSGLFLPVELLYLIRVAGLSTATAGLTMAAASAVSLALPAVTGTMVDRFGSARTFLLARCTQLAGAVGLLWVSDVAGAFLATLCVTAGMRMFWSSVFAVVSDVLAEQHKERGFALAGMAESAGVAAGGFLASLVLVQDDPGVYRVLVACNVGLFAVSTLMVSLGVRRPERRRQHSDDPRGGYREVLRHRSFLGFVLASVPPTLSISLFARVLPVYAVSMLQVPSWVPGALLGWITAVSALTRGFVVRAAVTLPRSTALLGSTFAFVVWTVGVGAAFWVPDGLLVAYLFALTLPFLAADLLYGPIANTLVESIAPAHLRGRYLAGFQYTYGASDALAPAFAAVLVVSPPLPWFVASALLLATTACLPAVFRRFPASALRRAAPS; the protein is encoded by the coding sequence GTGCTGCTGTCGTCGATCGCCATCGGCGCCGTGGGCTCGGGGCTGTTCCTGCCGGTGGAGCTGCTCTACCTGATCCGGGTGGCCGGTCTCTCCACCGCCACCGCCGGGCTGACCATGGCGGCCGCGAGCGCGGTGTCACTGGCGCTGCCCGCGGTCACCGGCACGATGGTGGACCGGTTCGGCTCGGCGAGGACCTTCCTGCTCGCCCGCTGCACGCAGCTGGCCGGCGCGGTCGGGCTGCTCTGGGTAAGCGATGTGGCCGGCGCGTTCCTGGCCACCCTGTGCGTGACCGCCGGGATGCGGATGTTCTGGTCCTCGGTGTTCGCCGTGGTCTCGGACGTGCTCGCCGAACAGCACAAGGAACGCGGGTTCGCGCTGGCCGGCATGGCCGAGTCGGCCGGGGTCGCGGCCGGTGGTTTCCTGGCCAGCCTCGTCCTGGTGCAGGACGATCCCGGCGTCTACCGCGTGCTCGTCGCCTGCAACGTCGGGCTTTTCGCGGTCAGCACGCTGATGGTCAGCCTGGGCGTACGCCGGCCGGAACGCCGGCGGCAGCACTCCGACGACCCCCGCGGCGGCTACCGCGAGGTGCTGCGGCATCGGTCGTTCCTCGGGTTCGTACTGGCCAGCGTGCCGCCGACGCTGAGCATCTCGCTGTTCGCCAGGGTGCTCCCGGTGTACGCGGTGAGCATGCTGCAGGTGCCGAGCTGGGTGCCTGGTGCCCTGCTCGGCTGGATCACCGCGGTCTCGGCGCTCACCCGCGGCTTCGTGGTTCGCGCGGCGGTGACCCTGCCGCGGTCCACCGCGCTGCTCGGCTCCACCTTCGCGTTCGTCGTCTGGACCGTCGGGGTCGGCGCGGCCTTCTGGGTTCCGGACGGCCTGCTGGTGGCCTACCTGTTCGCGCTGACCCTGCCCTTCCTCGCCGCGGACCTGCTGTACGGTCCCATCGCGAACACGCTGGTGGAGAGCATCGCGCCGGCCCATCTGCGCGGCCGCTACCTGGCCGGTTTCCAGTACACCTACGGCGCCTCGGACGCGCTGGCCCCCGCCTTCGCCGCCGTGCTGGTGGTCTCCCCGCCACTGCCGTGGTTCGTCGCGAGCGCCCTGCTGCTGGCCACGACCGCCTGTCTGCCTGCGGTTTTCCGACGTTTCCCGGCCTCCGCACTGCGCCGCGCGGCACCTTCCTGA
- a CDS encoding serine hydrolase domain-containing protein: protein MNDLGEAIDELAAETGFSGVVRVDRGAEVRLAKAYGLAHRGWGVPNALDTRFAVASGTKGLTALTVVSLIEQGLLEPATTARSVLGPDLPLIDDAVTVEQLLTHRSGIGDYFDEEAEHDITDHVLPVGVHELATSEQYLRVLGGHPQKFAPGHRFSYSNGGFAVLAVLAERVSGVPFHELVKRRVCDPAGLRDTEFLRSDALPGRTATGYFTPDGLRTNIFHLPVRGSGDGGCYSTAADVHALWAAFFAGRIVSANWVAEMVRPHSETPHEFIRYGLGFWLYESTGSVKLEGCDAGVSFRSVHDPVSELTHTVLSNTADGAWPITRRLAELLGS from the coding sequence GTGAACGATCTGGGGGAAGCAATCGACGAGCTCGCCGCCGAGACCGGGTTTTCGGGCGTGGTCCGGGTCGACCGGGGCGCCGAGGTCCGGCTGGCCAAGGCGTACGGTCTCGCGCATCGCGGCTGGGGCGTCCCGAACGCGCTCGACACCCGGTTCGCGGTGGCCAGCGGGACCAAGGGGCTGACCGCGCTGACCGTGGTCAGCCTGATCGAACAGGGCCTGCTGGAACCCGCCACCACCGCTCGCTCGGTGCTCGGGCCGGACCTGCCGCTGATCGACGACGCGGTCACCGTCGAGCAGCTGCTCACGCACCGGTCCGGCATCGGCGACTACTTCGACGAGGAAGCCGAGCACGACATCACCGACCACGTGCTTCCGGTCGGCGTGCACGAGCTGGCCACCAGCGAGCAGTACCTGCGGGTACTCGGCGGGCATCCGCAGAAGTTCGCTCCCGGCCACCGGTTCAGCTATTCCAACGGCGGCTTCGCGGTGCTCGCGGTGCTCGCCGAACGCGTCAGCGGCGTCCCGTTCCACGAGCTGGTGAAGCGGCGGGTGTGCGACCCGGCCGGCCTGCGCGACACCGAGTTCCTGCGCTCGGACGCGCTGCCCGGCCGCACCGCGACCGGCTATTTCACGCCGGATGGCTTGCGCACCAACATCTTCCACCTGCCAGTCCGGGGCAGCGGGGACGGCGGCTGCTACTCCACCGCGGCGGACGTGCACGCCCTGTGGGCCGCGTTCTTCGCCGGGCGGATCGTCTCGGCGAACTGGGTCGCGGAGATGGTCCGCCCGCACAGCGAGACACCCCACGAGTTCATCCGCTACGGCCTCGGCTTCTGGCTTTACGAGTCCACCGGTTCGGTGAAACTCGAAGGCTGCGACGCGGGGGTGTCCTTCCGCAGCGTGCACGACCCGGTTTCGGAGCTGACGCACACGGTGCTGTCGAACACCGCGGACGGCGCGTGGCCGATCACCCGCCGCCTCGCCGAGCTGTTGGGATCTTGA
- a CDS encoding GNAT family N-acetyltransferase: MSDFRIVPAGTHQAGALTALMEASAAYQGRYASILAGYQVTAADIEQYPTFVAMADAEILGFYSLIVEPPELDLLFVADKAQGTGLGAELVAHMFETAREKGISSVRVVSHPPAEGFYLRMGARRIGVIPAKPPKIPWERPELVFDVPA, translated from the coding sequence GTGAGCGACTTTCGGATCGTGCCGGCCGGCACGCACCAGGCCGGGGCGCTGACCGCGCTGATGGAGGCGAGCGCCGCCTACCAGGGCCGGTACGCCTCCATTCTGGCCGGCTACCAGGTGACCGCGGCCGACATCGAGCAGTATCCGACCTTCGTGGCGATGGCCGATGCGGAGATCCTCGGTTTCTACAGCTTGATCGTGGAGCCGCCGGAGCTGGACCTGCTCTTCGTCGCGGACAAGGCGCAGGGGACCGGTCTCGGGGCCGAGCTGGTGGCGCACATGTTCGAGACAGCGCGCGAAAAGGGGATCAGCTCGGTGCGCGTGGTCTCGCATCCGCCCGCGGAGGGTTTCTACCTGCGGATGGGCGCCCGGCGGATCGGGGTGATCCCGGCGAAGCCACCGAAGATCCCTTGGGAACGCCCGGAACTGGTCTTCGACGTCCCGGCCTGA
- a CDS encoding NADP-dependent oxidoreductase, translating into MKALQFDRFGSPDVIVLRDVPKPEPGPGQIRIAVRACGLNPSDWAVVDGLLADRLPPLPRGLGFEVAGTVDALGEGVTGVEIGDGVFGPATFDGPTAGAAEYALMPAWARIPEGVTAVQAAALPMAAETAWHALDDLGIGPGELLLVHGAGSTVGEAAVRFALHRGIRVIATAGPARAAALEEIGAQVTGYGDGMADRVAALAAGRVDHALDTAPTGGRIDRPDQTSPAGGALPTLIKLTGDPDRVLTVSDFAAAAELGTRITHIDLRYDRLDEFARLAGEGVLAVSVARTYPLDQIHEAAKLSQSRRPGGKLTLVP; encoded by the coding sequence ATGAAGGCTCTGCAGTTCGACCGATTCGGTTCCCCGGACGTGATCGTGCTCCGTGACGTCCCGAAGCCGGAGCCGGGACCCGGCCAGATCCGGATCGCCGTGCGGGCGTGCGGCCTGAACCCGAGCGACTGGGCGGTGGTCGACGGCCTGCTCGCCGACCGGTTGCCGCCGCTGCCGCGCGGGCTCGGCTTCGAGGTCGCGGGCACCGTCGACGCGCTCGGTGAGGGCGTCACCGGCGTCGAGATCGGCGACGGCGTGTTCGGCCCGGCGACCTTCGACGGCCCGACGGCCGGGGCCGCCGAGTACGCGCTGATGCCGGCCTGGGCGCGCATTCCCGAGGGCGTCACCGCCGTACAGGCCGCCGCGCTGCCGATGGCGGCCGAGACGGCGTGGCACGCGCTCGACGACCTCGGCATCGGGCCGGGTGAGTTGCTGCTCGTCCACGGCGCAGGATCGACCGTCGGCGAGGCCGCGGTGCGCTTCGCCCTGCACCGGGGTATCCGGGTGATCGCCACCGCCGGGCCCGCACGGGCCGCCGCCCTGGAAGAGATCGGCGCACAGGTGACCGGCTACGGCGACGGCATGGCCGACCGCGTCGCCGCGCTGGCCGCAGGCCGCGTCGACCATGCCCTGGACACGGCCCCGACCGGCGGCCGGATCGACCGCCCCGACCAGACCAGCCCGGCCGGTGGCGCACTGCCGACCCTCATCAAGCTGACCGGCGACCCCGACCGCGTCCTCACCGTCTCCGACTTCGCCGCCGCGGCCGAACTGGGCACCCGGATCACCCACATCGACCTGCGCTACGACCGACTGGACGAATTCGCCCGGCTGGCCGGCGAAGGCGTCCTGGCCGTATCGGTCGCCCGCACCTACCCCCTCGACCAGATCCACGAGGCCGCCAAGCTCAGCCAGTCCCGTCGACCCGGCGGCAAACTCACACTCGTCCCGTGA
- a CDS encoding TetR/AcrR family transcriptional regulator — MPRWESDAQGRLERAALELFETQGFERTTVAQIARTAGLTERSFYRYFPDKREVLFAGNELEAHLVAKVEAAAPGLIPFEALLTALGTADEVFRSREFLLRRVGVIAASPALAERDLIKLADIAGALARALERRGVESGEARFIIDVAIAISRRATSRWLADPDATFSELIAQAAAELREAVTPRAPTIR; from the coding sequence ATGCCGAGATGGGAGTCCGACGCACAGGGCCGGCTCGAGCGCGCGGCGCTCGAGCTGTTCGAGACGCAGGGATTCGAGCGCACCACGGTCGCGCAGATCGCGCGTACCGCCGGTCTGACCGAGCGCTCCTTCTACCGCTACTTCCCCGACAAGCGGGAAGTCCTTTTTGCCGGCAACGAGCTCGAGGCTCACCTCGTCGCCAAGGTCGAGGCGGCCGCCCCGGGTCTCATTCCGTTCGAGGCGCTGCTGACCGCGCTGGGGACCGCCGACGAGGTCTTTCGCTCGCGCGAGTTCCTGCTGCGCCGCGTCGGGGTGATCGCCGCCAGCCCAGCACTGGCCGAACGCGACCTGATCAAGCTCGCCGACATTGCCGGCGCACTGGCGCGGGCGCTCGAGCGCCGCGGCGTCGAGTCCGGCGAGGCACGCTTCATCATCGACGTGGCGATCGCGATCTCCCGGCGCGCCACCTCCCGCTGGCTGGCCGACCCGGACGCGACCTTCTCCGAACTCATCGCCCAAGCCGCCGCCGAGCTGCGCGAGGCCGTCACCCCGCGAGCCCCGACGATCCGCTGA
- a CDS encoding MDR family MFS transporter: MTTPAPANPKGIGFRSERGPVLAAVMLSTSLVALDATIIATAVPSIVTDLGGFSQFPWLFSIYLLTQAVTAPLYGKFSDLLGRKPVMFFGIAVFLLGSVLCGAAWSMPVLIAARAVQGIGAGAIQPTSMTIIGDLYSVAERARVQGYLASVWAISSVVGPTLGGVFSEYLSWRWIFFVNLPLGAIAAWMLARKFKERVERKKHRIDFAGAALLTSGCSLIILGLLEGGVSWEWGSTPSLLIFGAGVLLLTGFVLVERRAAEPVLPLWVFSRRTLIGGNLISLVVGAVMMGLTSYLPSYVQGVLGTGALVAGFALAALTIGWPLAASLAGRVYMRIGFRDTALIGSGVIVLGTTLTTLLSKDSPVWNAAAAAFVLGVGLGLAASPTMVAVQSTVGWERRGVVTATNMFSRSLGSAIGAAVFGAIANATLADRFRDPPAEVAGQLPDSADATNLVLGGHVDGQSSGATDFVRNALFDATHNTFLALAAMAVLGVAVLLLMPRKTVELTFD, from the coding sequence ATGACCACCCCGGCCCCCGCGAATCCGAAGGGCATCGGCTTCCGTTCGGAACGCGGCCCGGTTCTCGCCGCCGTCATGCTGAGCACCAGCCTGGTCGCGCTGGACGCCACGATCATCGCCACCGCGGTCCCGTCGATCGTGACCGATCTCGGCGGGTTCTCCCAGTTCCCCTGGCTGTTCTCGATCTACCTGCTCACCCAGGCGGTGACCGCGCCGCTGTACGGCAAGTTCTCCGACCTGCTGGGCCGCAAGCCGGTGATGTTCTTCGGCATCGCGGTCTTCCTGCTCGGCTCGGTGCTGTGCGGGGCCGCCTGGAGCATGCCGGTGCTGATCGCGGCCCGCGCGGTGCAGGGCATCGGTGCCGGCGCCATCCAGCCGACCAGCATGACGATCATCGGCGACCTGTACTCGGTGGCCGAACGCGCGCGGGTGCAGGGATATCTGGCCAGTGTCTGGGCCATCTCCTCGGTGGTCGGCCCGACCCTCGGCGGCGTCTTCTCGGAGTACCTGAGCTGGCGTTGGATCTTCTTCGTCAACCTGCCGCTGGGCGCGATCGCTGCCTGGATGCTGGCCAGGAAGTTCAAGGAGCGGGTCGAACGGAAGAAGCACCGCATCGACTTCGCCGGGGCGGCACTGCTCACCAGCGGCTGCTCGCTGATCATCCTCGGCCTGCTCGAAGGCGGCGTCTCCTGGGAGTGGGGCTCGACGCCGAGCCTGCTGATCTTCGGCGCCGGTGTGCTGCTGCTTACCGGGTTCGTCCTGGTCGAGCGCCGGGCGGCGGAACCGGTGCTGCCGCTGTGGGTGTTCAGCCGCCGCACCCTGATCGGCGGCAACCTGATCTCACTCGTGGTCGGCGCCGTGATGATGGGGCTGACCTCGTATCTGCCCTCCTACGTCCAGGGCGTGCTTGGCACCGGCGCGCTGGTCGCCGGCTTCGCACTGGCCGCGCTGACCATCGGCTGGCCGCTCGCCGCGTCGCTGGCCGGGCGGGTGTACATGCGGATCGGCTTCCGGGACACCGCGCTGATCGGCAGCGGGGTGATCGTGCTCGGCACGACGCTGACCACCCTGCTGTCCAAGGACAGCCCGGTGTGGAACGCCGCGGCCGCGGCCTTCGTGCTCGGCGTCGGGCTCGGTCTCGCGGCCAGCCCGACGATGGTGGCGGTGCAGTCCACCGTCGGCTGGGAACGCCGCGGGGTGGTCACCGCGACGAACATGTTCAGCCGCTCGCTGGGCAGCGCGATCGGGGCCGCGGTGTTCGGCGCGATCGCCAACGCCACCCTCGCCGACCGGTTCCGCGACCCGCCAGCCGAGGTGGCGGGCCAGCTACCGGACAGCGCCGACGCCACCAACCTGGTGCTCGGCGGACATGTCGACGGACAGTCTTCCGGGGCCACCGACTTCGTCCGGAACGCGCTGTTCGACGCCACGCACAACACCTTCCTGGCGCTGGCCGCGATGGCCGTGCTCGGCGTGGCCGTACTGCTACTTATGCCCCGCAAGACCGTGGAGCTCACCTTCGACTGA
- a CDS encoding DUF1015 family protein — translation MSGWIRPIRTGWVVRGEVPGPDVDEFAEPEPVIAALAVPGAADGTLLAVQHPHRTPAALAEGLGLRAALPIATAALDRLRAGHYRRVTDVVAPYRVDGPDGSALGVLCAVDPAAVGLDGLTKVRHTEEVYPAVVEERAAMLAGLGCATSAAMLVPVEGGESLTGLLEQVCAELGEAEVSTVDGNGREHRMWLLGKGKRRDAVLRALRARPLLVADGNHRVAAAATAERGTLLALVTGGPRLRIGPIHRVLTGTGLDAPELARRWRAVGLDVRPTVDREPPVVPGEVVVLAGAEAMRIRLPSVPVDRKPVIDHAVVEKLLVERALGIDPAGPSLRPLPGGWTPGPDRDAVLLLAPVPFADLLAVHAAGERMPRKATYFTPKPRSGLLLADL, via the coding sequence ATGAGTGGCTGGATACGGCCGATCCGGACCGGCTGGGTGGTGCGAGGTGAGGTGCCAGGGCCGGACGTGGACGAGTTCGCCGAGCCGGAGCCGGTGATCGCGGCGCTCGCCGTTCCCGGCGCGGCCGACGGCACGCTGCTCGCCGTGCAACATCCGCACCGCACCCCGGCGGCGCTGGCCGAAGGGCTCGGCCTGCGGGCGGCGCTGCCGATCGCCACCGCCGCGCTGGACCGGCTGCGGGCCGGGCACTACCGGCGGGTGACCGATGTGGTGGCGCCGTACCGGGTGGACGGGCCGGACGGCTCGGCGCTCGGCGTGCTGTGCGCGGTCGACCCGGCGGCCGTCGGGTTGGACGGCCTGACCAAGGTGCGCCACACCGAGGAGGTCTACCCGGCTGTGGTCGAGGAGCGGGCGGCGATGCTGGCCGGGCTCGGCTGCGCCACCAGCGCGGCGATGCTGGTTCCGGTGGAGGGCGGCGAGTCGCTGACCGGGTTGCTCGAGCAGGTCTGCGCGGAACTGGGGGAGGCCGAAGTATCCACTGTGGACGGTAATGGCCGCGAGCACCGGATGTGGCTGCTGGGCAAGGGGAAACGGCGGGACGCGGTACTCCGCGCGCTCCGGGCGCGGCCGCTGCTGGTCGCGGACGGCAACCACCGGGTCGCCGCCGCGGCGACCGCCGAGCGCGGCACGCTGCTCGCTCTGGTCACCGGTGGCCCGCGGCTGCGGATCGGGCCGATCCACCGGGTGCTGACCGGTACCGGTCTCGACGCGCCGGAGCTGGCCCGGCGCTGGCGTGCGGTCGGCCTCGACGTGCGCCCGACCGTGGACAGGGAGCCGCCGGTGGTGCCGGGCGAGGTGGTCGTACTGGCCGGTGCGGAGGCGATGCGGATCCGGCTGCCGTCCGTCCCGGTGGACCGGAAACCGGTGATCGACCACGCCGTGGTGGAGAAACTGCTGGTGGAACGGGCGCTGGGGATCGATCCCGCCGGCCCGTCGCTGCGGCCGCTGCCCGGCGGGTGGACGCCGGGCCCGGACCGCGACGCGGTGCTGCTGCTGGCCCCGGTGCCGTTCGCCGACCTGCTCGCGGTGCACGCGGCGGGGGAGCGGATGCCCCGCAAGGCCACCTACTTCACCCCGAAACCTCGCAGCGGCCTGCTGCTGGCAGACCTCTGA
- a CDS encoding ArsR/SmtB family transcription factor, whose product MSRPLYQLKAEFFKTLGHPARIRVLELLSEREHAVGEMLPEVGIEPANLSQQLAVLRRAGLVTTRKEGSTVYYALTSPEVAGLLAVARSILTGVLSGQVELLDDLRTNRR is encoded by the coding sequence GTGAGCAGGCCCCTGTACCAATTGAAGGCGGAGTTCTTCAAGACACTGGGGCATCCGGCGCGGATCAGGGTGCTGGAGCTGCTCAGCGAGCGGGAGCACGCGGTGGGCGAGATGCTGCCCGAGGTCGGCATCGAGCCGGCGAACCTTTCCCAGCAGCTCGCGGTGCTGCGCCGGGCCGGGCTGGTGACCACTCGCAAGGAAGGGTCCACCGTCTACTACGCGCTGACCAGTCCGGAGGTGGCCGGCTTGCTGGCCGTCGCCCGTTCGATCCTGACCGGGGTGTTGTCCGGGCAGGTCGAGCTGCTCGACGATCTGCGTACGAACCGGCGCTGA